The DNA sequence GCCCGGTTTATCGGTCAGCCTGTTGCCACAAGTAAGTTATGTCATGGTTTCAGGTGAGCATGGCGAATTTGTTTATAGCCTGATCAATAACTCAGCGCACACCAATGTTGCTCATCTTTTCTCAGAAGATGATCGTCGCGTTCCAAGCGAAGATAACCTAAGCGTGGTGCGTGGTATTATTGGTACCTACCCTAATGCTTTCTTCCATGTAGAGGAAACTCAACTTGCCGATTTTGTCACACAATTACGACATATAGAGACAGAACAAGACTATCGACAAGTAAAAGATAAATTCGCTATTCGTCGAACCAGTAACAACTTTTGGCAATTTGCCGATAAACTGCACGCTTGGTACCAACAAAACCAGCCGGAATCAGCAGGCTTATTAGACTTTAATCGCCTGGAAAACAGATAGCGGTTTAGCTCATCACATCAGAAAAATGCTGTAACAAAAAAATTCCGCCGACAGTAAAGCAATTTAGTGTCGGTGATAGTCAGCACCTTCCCTATTCTGCTACACTGCGGCTCGTTATGTTAAATAATTGTGAATTTTAACATCGCAATTTTCTTTAATATCAATCTAAAAAACGAGAACTGTCATGAAGAGAAATGCCATATTATTAACCAGTGTGCTTGTTACTAGCATATTGGCTGGCTGTACCGGCAACAGCACAGAATCAGCAAACAGTGCGCTTTCTACAGCTAAGCAAAATATCAACATTAGCTACCCAACTACTGCCAAAGGTAAGGTTACCGACACTTACTTTGGTACTGAAGTTGCTGACCCGTACCGCTGGTTAGAAGATGATCGCAGTGCAGAAACAGGTGCTTGGGTAAAAACACAAAATAAAGTGACCTTCGATTATTTAGCACAAATTCCATACCGTGAGCAGCTTAAAGAACGCTTAGGTGAATTATGGAACTATGAAAAAGTAGGTTCACCTTTTAAAGAAGGTAAATATACATATTTCTATAAAAATGATGGTTTACAAAACCAATACGTTGTTTATCGCCAAAAAGATGGTGGCGAAGCAGAAGTTTTCTTAGATCCTAATACCTTCAGCGAAGATGGTACCACATCACTTGGTCAATTAAGTTTTTCTAAAGACGGCTCTATTGCTGCCTACTCAATTTCAGAAGGCGGTAGTGATTGGCGTAAAATTATTATTATTGATGTTGAAACTAAAAAGCAGCTTGAAACACCATTAGTAGACGTTAAATTCTCAGGTATTTCTTGGTATGGCAACGACGGTTTTTACTACTCTAGCTATGACAAGCCAAAAGGTAGTGAATTATCTGCGAAAACAGATCAACACAAACTTTACTACCATAAGCTAGGCCAAGCGCAAAAAGATGACCAAGTGATTTTTGGTGCTACAGCTGAAGAAAAACGTCGCTATGTTGGTGGTACAGTGACCCATGATGATCGCTACTTATTAATTTCAGGCGCGGTGTCAACTTCTGGCAACGATTTATACCTGAAAGACTTAACTAAGCCAAACAGCCCGTTAGTTACTATTACTGATAACTTCGATGCCGATACTTATGTACTAGAAAACAAAGGTAGCAAACTGTTTTTAGTTACTAACTTAAATGCACCAAATAAGAAAATTGTTACTGTTGATGCCTCAGCTCCTGCGGCAAAAAACTGGCAAGACTTTATCCCTGAAACAGAGCATGTACTAACGGCTTCTGTTGGTGGTGGTTACTTCTTTACTGAGTACATGGTTGATGCTATTTCAAAAACCTATCAGTACGACTATCAAGGTAATAAAGTACGTGAAATTGAATTACCTGGTGTTGGTAGTGCCAGCTCATTAGAAGGTAAACAAGACGACAAAACCTTATATTACTCATTCAGTAACTATAAAACGCCAGGTACTATTTACAGCTTCGATACCAAAAACGGTAAGAGTGAAGTTTATAGCAAATCTGGCGCTAAATTCGATAGTAATGCCTTTGAATCTAAGCAAGTTTTCTACACCTCAAAAGATGGTACTAAGGTACCTATGATCATTACCCATAAAGAGGGCTTAAAACTTAACGGCAAAAACCCAACCATTTTATATGGTTACGGTGGCTTCAACATTAGCTTAACACCAAGATTTAGCGTTACTCGCGCAGTATGGTTAGAGCAAGGTGGTATCTACGCGGTTGCTAACTTACGTGGCGGTGGTGAATACGGTAAAGAATGGCACAAAGCGGGTACTCAGCTACAAAAGCAAAATGTTTTTGATGACTTTATTGCCGCAGGTGAATACTTAATCGAGCAAAACTATACTTCAAGTGATTACTTAGCCATTAACGGTGGCTCAAATGGTGGCTTATTAGTTGGCGCAGTGATGACACAACGTCCTGACTTAGTACAAGTAGCCTTACCAGCGGTGGGTGTATTAGATATGCTACGCTATCACACCTTTACTGCAGGTGCAGGTTGGGCGTACGACTATGGTACTGCTGAACAAAGTGAAGAAATGTTTAACTACCTTAAAGGTTATTCTCCTGTACATAATGTAAAAGCGGGCGTTAGCTACCCTGCAACTATGGTAACTACAGGTGATCACGATGATCGCGTTGTACCAGCGCATTCATTTAAATTCGCCGCTGAACTACAAGCGAAACAAGCAGGCAACGCGCCTACTTTAATCCGTATTGAAACCAATGCTGGCCACGGTGCTGGTACACCAGTATCTAAAACCATTGAACAATACGCTGATATTTACGCCTTTACCTTATTTAACATGGGCTTTACCTCCCTGCCAAAATAAGCGTAACCACAAAGAGATCAGCTAAAAGAAAAAATGCTGATCTTGATCAAGTACCTGACTAAATTAGTCAGGTACTATAACAACATACCAACTAGCTTATACCTAACAGGAGTCAATTATGGGATGTTGTGGTGGTTGTGGCGGTGAAGGCCACGAAGAGAAAAAAGAGCAAGAACAAGCGCAAGATAAAGCTGCTGAGCAAGCTGAATCTGCAGATAAAGAGTAATTAAAGTTAATTTTATTTGCTTTGTTCCCGTCCGCAGAGGGAATAAGGTAAATAAAGTTACTTAGCTAACAACTCTAATTTAATGTTTTGCTTTTTATAACCGATTAACTGTTTGCCCTGTTAATCGGTTTTTTTTGTTTATAATTCCTTATCTTAGCATTAGTTTTTGTCTATACTCGAGGTAAGCTAACAAGAAAAGGACTATTCGATACCATGAAACCTAGCGCGCATCTAACCGCTTTAACTCTAGCCCCTCACTAATATGACTACTCATCGAGTTTCATTCGCACAAATAAAAGCGCTAACGACTACACTTGGCGAAATTATTGTTGATCAAGGGGTAGATATTGATATCGACATGGTAAGGGAAATTCATCAAGCGTTGACAGAGATATTCCCGCAATCATTTTCATTGCTCATCAATAAAAAGAACTCTTATTCCACTCAGTTAGACGCACTGATTTTATTTGGTCAACTAGAAACAATTAACAAAATTGCCGTTTTCGCGCCTAATAGCTTAGCAAAATTAAGCGCAGACTTTGCCGCCACTATTCCAAGTTCAGCAGAGCTAGATATAGAAGTATTCACTGATAAAAACGATGCACTAGCCTGGCTTAAACAAAATTAATATAACTCGACCAACTCCTTACTAAAGCGATTCATATAAGTAATAAGCACCTTATCCCCTTGTACTGAGCTAACATATCTGGCATTGCTGGCAAGTTGAGCTAACACAGTAAATTGATGATTTTTTAGATCGTATCGCCACAGCTGCTGCTGTTTATTGATACCGTAAAGCATATTATCTTGTCTGGTCATGATTGGCCGCTCTAGCTGCTCTGCCAATTTTGTTAATTGGCGCGAATCTCGCCCTACTAACCAGACTTTGTCATTAGCAGCTAAATAGACTAAATCGCCATCTGGCAATATATTTGCCCACACAACCGAATCTACATCGTGTTTTTGCAAAGTTAAGCTACGCAAATCTAACAGCATAAGCGTTTCTTCCCCTTGTACTATCGCCTTAACCAATAGCTTATCCTTGCTTGGCCACTGCAATATATCGGTCACTAAATACTCTGTTGCGATCGATTCTACTTGCTTATCTAGTGAAATAAGCTGGACTTGATTATCCGCTATTGCGGCCAACTTAGCCCCTGAGGGAGACCAAACAACAGCTTTAGTTTGTACACCATGCTCAAATTGACTCAGTTGAGTTACTTCTCCATCAGCCATTCGCCATAACTGGCGTATACCCGAGCGTTTGGAACTAAAAGCAATCATATTGGCATTGCCTTGGAAGCTGGCCATCTCATCACTTACATTTGAGCGAGCAATAACCTCTTGCTTGCTGATTGACATGGGCAATTCCTGCTGCGCTTGTTCAGTTAAGCGCACTAAACCAATATCTGTATCTGCCATCACTTCAGTAGCAAGCATCTTTTGCTGAAAAGGGTGAAAGCTTGGTTGATCTAAACCATGACGCTGCGCAACTGTAATGGCCTGCAATCGGCCATCAGGCCATAGTTGAAATAACCTTTGGTTAATAATAGTCACGAAAAAATCCCCAGAAGCATGAAATGCTATCGGCAATTTTTTATAAATAGTCGCGCCTGTCGGCAAGTTAATCGCGTAAGAAGATAGCACTTGCCCTTGCTTACTAAGCAGCTTAATACTGTGACGATTCGTTGCTGATATCGTTAATAAGGCAAACTGCTCACGTTCAGTAGAATAAGCATAGCTATAAATATAATCTTGGTTAGCTTGATAAAGCCTTTGCAAGTCATCATTATCAAGCTCATAAGTGTACAAGATCATATTGTCATCAACATCAGCGCGCAAAAAGCTAATAACACTGTCAGACAACCACTGCGGCGCCTCGCTATATCGATCATTACAATCCAGTAGCTGCGTTGTCTGCTGTGGCTGAGCTAAAGCGCCTTTAAATTCTACACTGTTAATCGACCAGCAATGATGGGATGCTTGCTCTTTCTCTGGACAAGCATTTCGCTCAGTAAATACCAGTTTACTACCGTCTGGCGACCAACTAGGTTGGCCATATACGCCACTTTTCTCAAGCAATTTAAACTCTTTTTGCTGAGCCAAATCTTTTGCCCACAATTCACTGTAGCAGGCATCAATATTACGTAAGAAGGCGACAAAATTTCCATCTGGAGAATAACGGCCATAAGCTTCATTGGCATCGCTACTAGTAATAGCACTCACGGTTGAAAAGACTAACTTATCCGTTTGTTGCTCATTGCCATCTTGCCACGTAGCTAACAAGATCAGCCCGACAGCAAACAGAATAAAAGCGAGCGATAGGAACACAGTTTTTTTGGTGCTAATAAAGCGCTTACTCTTAGTAGAGTCCACTTCACAACAAGCTGGCTCTAAACTATAGCCTTGCTTAGCATGAGTTTTAATGACTCGTTGCTGCTTGCTATCGTCGGCAAATGCTTTTCGCAATTGCAAAATACAACGCTGCAAAGTATTAGCTGTCACTATAGTATCAGGCCACACCGCTTGCATTAAATTGTCAAAGCTAACAACTTCCCCTTGGTGCTTTATTAGTATTTCTAATACCGCTATGGCTTTAGGAGGCAAAGCAATACAGCTTCCCGCTTTACAAATTTGATTGCGGGTAATATCAATAGAATAGTCTTCAAGACGATATTGTCTTTTTTTCATACAGAAAATGCGTTTATCAGGCAAAAGTCAGTGAAAAATCAGCCTAATTCAGTGTTTTCAAAGGCAGGTTTTCATTATCCTAGCACACTTAAACCAACAAATTGAAGGAAGTTAAATGTTGATTCAAATCCTAAAATTAATACTGATAATGCTGTTAGTTCATTGCCAATTTGCCAGTGCAAACACGAAAGAGCACTATATTGTCGGAGATAAAATCACCTTGCAATCAAAGGTATTAAATGAAGCTAGAGAATTATTTATTTACACACCTGAAGATTATTCTGCACAAAATAGCTATCCAGTCATCTATGTTTTAGACGGTGAATATTACTTTATCTCTACGCTAGGTATAGTAAACGCACTAACTGCCACCAAGAAAATTCCAGACGCCATTGTCGTAGCAATAAAAACCAGCATACGGGTACGAGACTTTTTACCGCCTATCGATGATAAACCCTTAAGCCCGCAACAGGAATGGATTCAGAAAAAGTTCCCTCGCTTTGGTGGCACGAATAAATTCCGTCAATTCTTACAACAAGAACTTTTCCCGTATATTGATAAGCACTATGCAACACAACCGAATAAAACCCTTATTGGTCATTCTAATGGCGGGGTTTTTGTCTTAGATACCCTATTAAAGCAGCCTAAACTATTTACCAACTACCTTGCCATTAGTCCTGCGCCTTGGTGGGGAGATCAGCAGATAGATAGCCTTTTTACTCAAGCAATTAAATCTTCGCCAGCGGTAAATTTATACTTAAGCATAGCCGATGAAGGCAACAAGTTTTACGCGCATAGTCAACGAATTGCCGCTAACCTAGCTAGCACTCACTCTAAACAATTGAACTGGCAGTATCTGCACTTTGCTGAGGAAGATCATCAAAGCACTATTTATCCTTCGATCTACCAAGGACTAAGTAAATTATTTGCTGATTTTTACTATCAAGATATTCAAGCCGTCGGCCAATTGGGTGAGCTTGATGACGTAATTAACTACTATCAAACACTGTCGACACGATATAACTACAATATAAAAATACCCACTTCCGTATTGTCAGAGTTGGCTAATGTACAATTAGATCACAACAGAAATGACCAAGCATTTGTAACTCTTAACTATTTTATTGAGCAATACCCTAACACGGCTTATGCCCATCAAAGTTTAGCTTTTGCTTATATGCGTACCCAGCAGTTTAGTCTTGCCAAAACTAGCTTTGAAAAAGCCTTAGCTATTCTCAGCCAACAAGACGACGTGAGTTATACTGTGATAGATTTTGTAAAAGATATGATTGCGCAAGCAGACAGTAAAATAACGAAATAACAATTAAGAATTACTAGCCAAGTCTCAAGCAGCTTAACGATTAAGCTGCTTTTTCGCTATTTTGTCTTTATACATATTATCGTCAGCAAGTTTTATCAGATATTCCACCGCTTCACTATTAACCTCATTGGTTTGTATCGAGGCATAACCATAGCTAAACAAGCAAGCTAAGCACAAGGGGTTAAGTACAGACTGTCTGCGATTGAACACTATTTATTGATGTTCTTTAATCAAAGATAAAAATGGCTGACCATAACGGGCTAATTTAATATCACCAATACCGCTTACTCTGAGCATCTGCGCTTCAGTCTGTGGTTTTACTCGAGCCAATTCAGATAAGGTGGCGTCATTAAAGACAATAAAGGGTGCAATGTCTTCAGCATCGGCAATGGTTTTTCTAAGCTCTCTTAGTTTGACAAATAACGTACGATCATAGCCTTTTTGTGGTGCTTTTTGCTGCCAATAACTGGCTTTTTGTAAGCGAGGACTCGCCAGCATTAATGGCTCAGTCGCTTTTAACACTGCACGCGACGCTTCTGTTAAACACAAACTCGACTGCTGCTCTATATCTTGCTGCAAATAACCTAAATGTATCAGCTGACCAATAATGGCATACCAATAACCGGGAGTTTTTCCCTTACCTAAGCCAAAAGTAGAAACATTATGATGATCGAGTTGCTTAACTTTTGCCGTTTCTTCACCGCGTAATACCGCAATTACATGATTAATATCACCTTGCTGATTAATACGATAAACACAAGATAACACTTTTTGCGCCTCTACTGTCGCATCAAACTGACTTGGTGGATCTAAACAAATATCACAGTTACCACAGCCTTTTTTAGTAAATTCGGCAAAATAGTTAAGTACTACCTGACGACGACAAGTTTGTGCGTCAACAAAAGCGCTCATGGCAGCAAAGCGCTGTAGTTCTACATTGACCCGTTGCGGGTTATCACCATCTGCTATCCGTTTTTTAATACGTTCTATATCTTTATCATCCACCAAAAACAACGCTTCTGCGGGTAAGCCATCACGCCCTGCTCGGCCTATCTCCTGATAGTAAGACTCCAGCGTTCTTGGCGGCTCATAATGAATAACATAGCGGACATTGGGCTTATTTATTCCTAAACCAAAAGCAACGGTCGCCACCACCACTTGAATATTATCTTTGGTAAAACCTTCTTGCACTAAACTGCGTATATCGTTTTCTAATCCAGCATGATAAGCAGCACAGTTAACGCCACTACTTGCTAGAAACTTGGCTAACTTCTCTACTTGCCAGCGGCTATTGCAATAAATAATGCCACTGTCTTCTTTATGTTTACCAATATAGCCAAGCAGCTGCTTTTCACCATGGTATTTTTGTGCCAAGGTAAAACGTATATTAGCGCGATCAAAACTGTCTAAATGAATATAAGGGTCACGCAAGGCTAATTGATTTAAAATATCTTTGCGCGTGGTCACATCAGCTGTTGCTGTTAATGCCATAACTGGCACATAAGGAAAATGCTCTTTTAAGCAGGCAAGCTTAGTATAGGCGGGCCTAAAGTCATGTCCCCACTGCGAAATACAATGCGCTTCATCAATGGCAAATAAGCTTAAAGGTAACTCAGACAGATTTTGCAAAAAGTAATAATTCGTTAGCCGCTCAGGCGCTACATAAAGTAGTTTAATTTCACCCTTAGCCATACGGGAAAAAATATCAGTAATTTCAGACTGCTCTAGAGTCGAATTAATAAATGCCGCTGGAATAGCTTGTCGTGTTAACCCGTCTACCTGATCTTTCATCAAGGCAATTAACGGCGATACCACCACAGTAACCCCAGGCAATAACACAGCAGGCAATTGGTAGCATAATGATTTACCACCACCGGTTGGCATTAAAACTAACGAGTCACGCCCTTGTAAAAGTTGCGAGATGATCTCAAATTGCCCAGTACGAAAGCTCTGATAACCAAAGTGATGTTTAAGTGTTTCTAATAGCTGCGCTTGCGTATCAGCGCTATTATTTTCAGTGATTACGGGATTAGTCAAAAGAGATCATTGGTTTTCAGACATGGTTACTGTCATTTTACCTCAGCCTTAAGGTATACAGCCAGTATTAAAATGCTTGTCTTGCGATAAATTCATGCTAGTCTGAATCAACAACACATCTGACCAGATAGAGTAAGCCTATGCAACAAGACCAAGTGCACCAACAGATCATTGATTTTTGGAATAACAATATGCCCTTTAATCAATTGCTTGGCTTCAAGCTAACCCGCTTTGATGCACAATCATCTGAAATACGTTTTGCTTGGCAAGATAAATTAATTGGTAACCCTATTCATAAAATACTACATGGTGGCGTAACCGCATCGGCACTGGATTTAGCAGGAGGCACAGTAGCGGCTGCCAATATCATAGAGCAGCTTGATGAAATCACGCCACAAACAATCGCCTCAAGCTTAGGCAAGCTCAGTACCATTGACTTGCGCACCGATTATCTCAGACCCGGTCGCGGTGAACACTTTATTGCCACCGCGCATATTATACGTAGTGGCAGCAAAGTCGCGGTTGCCCGTATGGAGTTACACAATGAGGAAGGCGAACATATCGCCTTTGGCACAGGCACCTATATGGTGGGGTAATAACAAAAAATTCCATCTAAAAGTTTTTATTTTCTACTGTCAAAAAACTCATTAACAGCCTGTTTAAACTGATTGATTTTTAAACAGTTTATTTTAGTTACATTTGAACACAAAATTGCTACCTATTCTTAACCTTCAAGAATCATCCTGATAACACCTATTTGATTTGTGTCAGAACTTTGTTGATTTAACAAATATTTAAACTACATTTAATACAGAATAACTACACTTTATAACCTTTTCGTATACAATATGCGCCGCTTTATTTTCGAATGTAAAGCAGTATTGGTTTTTAACCTTGGCATGAAATATGCCATCTATATGAGAGTAACATAATGAAACTAACCAACTTAGCAAAAACAAGTCTTGCATCGCTTTGCCTTATTAGCACTTGTAGCTTAGCAGAAGTTAATATATCGGGCTTTTCTAGTATTAATGTTGGCAAGGTGCTTAGCGGTACAGGTGTTGAGCACTATGGTATTGAGCCAACATTTTTAGCCGATTACCCTAATGTCTCAGCTTACAATGAAGAGTGGGACTTTGAACCAGAAAGCCTTTTTGGCATACAGTTTGATGCAGACCTAATGGATGGATTATCAGCTACCGCACAAATCGTAGCGCGCGGTACTGAAGAGTGGAAACCAGAGTTTGAATGGGCCTATATTTCTTATGAGCTTAATGAAAACTGGACATTACAAGCAGGTAAAAAACGTTTACCACTATTTTACTATTCTGACTTTTATGATGTTGGCTATGCCTATGTATGGATGCGCCCTTCAGCAGATAACTATACTTGGCAAATTTTTAACTACACCGGCATGAATGTACTATACAGCACAGACATTGGCGACTGGTCTTTAGCAGCTAACTTATATGGCGGTAAAGAAGACGACAAAGACAACAAGCTATTAGGCGACTACTTTTCTGGTGGCGTTGAAACACGAGAAATCTGGAAAGATATTCTAGGTGGTGTTGTTAATATCAGTAAAGACTGGTTTGAAGCACGCTTCACCGCTATGCAATATACCAACGAGCGTTACGTAGATGGCGAGCGTAAATACTGGGGTGAAGATGATTACCGTGACGGTACCTTCTATGGCGCGGCATTTAACTTTGACTTCGAAAACTTATTCGTATTAACTGAGTTAAGCCATTTAGCCATTGATGAATATTCATTTGAGAGAACCTTAAAATTTGATTCGCGCATGATCACTGTTGGTTATCGCATTCAAGAATTCACCCCTTTTGTTGCTTACTCAGAGTTTGAACAAGAAGGTGAAGACGGTGAAAACCACAACACACAATCTGTTGGTTTAAGATGGGACTTCCACTCTTCAGCAGCTTTTAAGGTGCAATATGACAAAGTAGAAGATAACTCTTACTGGTTAGCAGTAGCTGGTGATAGTGAGTCGTTAACTTTCGGCGTTGATTTAATTTTTTAAGGAATAATTGTGATGAAACTATTTAAATACGTTATAACAATAACATTTTCTCTCGTTAGCTTTATTTCTACTGCCGAAGTTTCTGTTATCGTTAATAGTGCTAATAATAATGATATTAGCGCAGGTCAAATTAAGAAGATCTTTCTAGGTAAAAGCAAATCGTTTGCTGATGGCAATAAAGTTGAAGTGTTTAGCCTTGCTGACGGAAGCAATGACACACAAGTATTTCGACTTAACGCCTTAAGTAAATCTAACAGCCAATACAAATCCTATTGGGCAAAACTTGCTTTTACTGGCAAAGGCACACCACCTAAAAGCATCAGTGATAGCGAAATGATAAGCACCGTAAAAAGCAACAGCAATGCCATTGGCTTTATCAATAGCGATAAGGTAACTGGCGATGTAAAAGTTATTGCGACTTTTTAGTTGAGCACTTGTAAATGCTTGGGAGTGAGCATTTCAGACACCTGCAAAGGACTGCACTTTTCTTAAATCAAAAAGTAAACGGTAAGGCTTGAAAATGCAATTTTTTAGAAAGTTAAAAATCCTGTACAAGATATACACCATCTTAGCTATTGCCCTGCTTAGCTTTATTATAAATTTATCCATTAACATCTCTGCTATTTCCAAAAACCAAACCTTGCTTAAATCAATGCAAGATACGGCAATTCACTTAGTTAACTTAACCAGTGAAAATGTCACCACTTGGCAACGTATTGATGAAAGTTATACCCAAAGTGTCTCATTTGCTGATGAAGACTTAATCGCAGATGCCGCTGCGCTTTTTAGCGCACTGTCAACAAACTTAGATAAAATAAACAATCTTAAAAGTGACTTTACCAATACCCGTGAATTAAAAACGTTAGCGAATGAGTATAATGACTTAGCTAAAGCTATCTCCCAAGGTTTTATCAATGAAACCTTAGACTTTCAATCAGCCCAAGCAAATATTCAAAGCAAAACAGATATTTTTAGCAATGTGCAAAAACAGCTAACTAAAGACAAAGAAACGGCTGCCGCTTTCTTTAACAGCCTAGTTGAACAAACAGTTGAAAACTCTAATGACTCACAAACCTTAAGTATTACCGTAGGCATTATCTTATTAGCCTTTATGACGCTACTTAGCATAATAATAGCTAAATCTATTAATAAATCTGTGGTTTCGCTTGCTTCATCACTTCGCGTTCTAGCAGAAGGAGAAGGCGATTTAACCAAGCAAATCGATGTCGTCAGTCAAGATGAACTTGGCTCAGTAGTACAACACTTTAATAAGTTTACACAACTACTACGCGGCATAGTAAAAGAGGTTGTTGACGTTGTCACACCACTAACACAAAGTGCTGAGCAATTATCACTTAAAGTAAGTGAAGTGGATAACAATGTTAAAAATCAAACTGAAATTGCTGAAGTAACTAAGCAATCTATGATTGAAATGCAACACAGTGTAACCGATATTGCCAAATCTGCCGCTGAAGCAGCATCCGCTGCTGGGCAAGGTGAAGATGAAGTAAATCAAGGTATGAAAAACGTACAACGCTCTTTAGATATATCAGGAGAGTTATCAGAAGAAATTAATAATGCTTCAGCTGTTATCAATCAGCTAGCGACAGATTCACAAAATATGAATCAGATCCTTGATGTCATTAATGGCATTGCCGAGCAAACTAATTTACTGGCACTTAATGCGGCGATTGAAGCTGCTAGAGCTGGCGAACAAGGCCGGGGCTTTGCCGTAGTTGCTGATGAAGTACGTAGTTTGGCTTCAAGAACAGCCCTTTCAACTACGGAAATTCGTGAACTACTAGATAAACTGATTTCCGCAGCAAACCAATCGGTAAACTCAATGGAGCTTGCTAGCACAAAAGCCAGTAGTAATGAGGAAATCTCTAGAAATGTCGATACTTCATTAAGCAACATCAAAGAGCAAATAGGCCATATCAGCTCTATGAATACGCAAATTGCCACTGCAACTGAGGAGCAATCTAGCGTAGCAGAAACCGTTGTCAATAATATCGAAGATATGTATAGCAGCTTTGCTTCTACTACCACGGCTGTAGAAGAGATAGGTGAAGTTGCCCAGCAGTTAGATGGTAATGCTTTACAAATAGGACAAGCCACCTCTAAATTTGTTGTTTAAATATAACAAGCGTTGATGCTGATTAACTAAGTTGTTATGGTTTGCTTGTTAAGGAGACTATTTAGCGAGCAAACCAACATTTATCTTATTCAATATAGCCTCAGCTTTAGTCAGTTGTAGTTCAGTATCCTCCCCGAAAAAGCTATAGCAAGATGACACAGCAAAACCCTGTAATACGTATTAAAGCACACACCAATAAACATGGTCGTTTTCTTATGGTTGTAGCTGCCTTAATAGCAGGTATAACACTGTTACTCAGTCAGCTATTTTGGCAAGAACACAAGCTAGTACTTATGTTTAGCTACTTAACCGCTCTGGTGTTTGCTATCACTGGCTTGGCGAAATTATCAGAGCCTGCCTTTAGTATTTTACTCAGCCCAGACTACCTCAGTTATCAACATAGAAATGGCCAATGGCAAATTAGCTGGCAGCAAATACAGCGCTTTGATTTAGTTAAAGAAACCATTGGCTTAGAACAAGTAGAGCTTGCCTATATTGGTATAAAGTTGCTTGATATTG is a window from the Litorilituus sediminis genome containing:
- a CDS encoding prolyl oligopeptidase family serine peptidase, whose translation is MKRNAILLTSVLVTSILAGCTGNSTESANSALSTAKQNINISYPTTAKGKVTDTYFGTEVADPYRWLEDDRSAETGAWVKTQNKVTFDYLAQIPYREQLKERLGELWNYEKVGSPFKEGKYTYFYKNDGLQNQYVVYRQKDGGEAEVFLDPNTFSEDGTTSLGQLSFSKDGSIAAYSISEGGSDWRKIIIIDVETKKQLETPLVDVKFSGISWYGNDGFYYSSYDKPKGSELSAKTDQHKLYYHKLGQAQKDDQVIFGATAEEKRRYVGGTVTHDDRYLLISGAVSTSGNDLYLKDLTKPNSPLVTITDNFDADTYVLENKGSKLFLVTNLNAPNKKIVTVDASAPAAKNWQDFIPETEHVLTASVGGGYFFTEYMVDAISKTYQYDYQGNKVREIELPGVGSASSLEGKQDDKTLYYSFSNYKTPGTIYSFDTKNGKSEVYSKSGAKFDSNAFESKQVFYTSKDGTKVPMIITHKEGLKLNGKNPTILYGYGGFNISLTPRFSVTRAVWLEQGGIYAVANLRGGGEYGKEWHKAGTQLQKQNVFDDFIAAGEYLIEQNYTSSDYLAINGGSNGGLLVGAVMTQRPDLVQVALPAVGVLDMLRYHTFTAGAGWAYDYGTAEQSEEMFNYLKGYSPVHNVKAGVSYPATMVTTGDHDDRVVPAHSFKFAAELQAKQAGNAPTLIRIETNAGHGAGTPVSKTIEQYADIYAFTLFNMGFTSLPK
- a CDS encoding STAS/SEC14 domain-containing protein produces the protein MTTHRVSFAQIKALTTTLGEIIVDQGVDIDIDMVREIHQALTEIFPQSFSLLINKKNSYSTQLDALILFGQLETINKIAVFAPNSLAKLSADFAATIPSSAELDIEVFTDKNDALAWLKQN
- a CDS encoding alpha/beta hydrolase-fold protein — translated: MLIQILKLILIMLLVHCQFASANTKEHYIVGDKITLQSKVLNEARELFIYTPEDYSAQNSYPVIYVLDGEYYFISTLGIVNALTATKKIPDAIVVAIKTSIRVRDFLPPIDDKPLSPQQEWIQKKFPRFGGTNKFRQFLQQELFPYIDKHYATQPNKTLIGHSNGGVFVLDTLLKQPKLFTNYLAISPAPWWGDQQIDSLFTQAIKSSPAVNLYLSIADEGNKFYAHSQRIAANLASTHSKQLNWQYLHFAEEDHQSTIYPSIYQGLSKLFADFYYQDIQAVGQLGELDDVINYYQTLSTRYNYNIKIPTSVLSELANVQLDHNRNDQAFVTLNYFIEQYPNTAYAHQSLAFAYMRTQQFSLAKTSFEKALAILSQQDDVSYTVIDFVKDMIAQADSKITK
- a CDS encoding winged helix-turn-helix domain-containing protein; this encodes MKKRQYRLEDYSIDITRNQICKAGSCIALPPKAIAVLEILIKHQGEVVSFDNLMQAVWPDTIVTANTLQRCILQLRKAFADDSKQQRVIKTHAKQGYSLEPACCEVDSTKSKRFISTKKTVFLSLAFILFAVGLILLATWQDGNEQQTDKLVFSTVSAITSSDANEAYGRYSPDGNFVAFLRNIDACYSELWAKDLAQQKEFKLLEKSGVYGQPSWSPDGSKLVFTERNACPEKEQASHHCWSINSVEFKGALAQPQQTTQLLDCNDRYSEAPQWLSDSVISFLRADVDDNMILYTYELDNDDLQRLYQANQDYIYSYAYSTEREQFALLTISATNRHSIKLLSKQGQVLSSYAINLPTGATIYKKLPIAFHASGDFFVTIINQRLFQLWPDGRLQAITVAQRHGLDQPSFHPFQQKMLATEVMADTDIGLVRLTEQAQQELPMSISKQEVIARSNVSDEMASFQGNANMIAFSSKRSGIRQLWRMADGEVTQLSQFEHGVQTKAVVWSPSGAKLAAIADNQVQLISLDKQVESIATEYLVTDILQWPSKDKLLVKAIVQGEETLMLLDLRSLTLQKHDVDSVVWANILPDGDLVYLAANDKVWLVGRDSRQLTKLAEQLERPIMTRQDNMLYGINKQQQLWRYDLKNHQFTVLAQLASNARYVSSVQGDKVLITYMNRFSKELVELY